The Pungitius pungitius chromosome 10, fPunPun2.1, whole genome shotgun sequence genome has a window encoding:
- the LOC119228458 gene encoding muscleblind-like protein 2a isoform X3: MALNISSVRDTKWLTLEVCRQFQRGNCSRSDEECKFAHPPKSCQVDNGRVVACFDSLKGRCSRENCKYLHPPSHLKTQLEINGRNNLIHQKTAAAVLAQQMQLMIPGPGLQSVGLGANTGLGYGSYMTPLSHGMSLIQADNLSNASVLVSGNPTVTVQNSSSSSSSSSSSPSQKLQRTDKLEVCREFQRGSCARGETDCRFAHPSDSPMIDTTDNTVTVCMDYIKSRCSREKCKYFHPPAHLQAKIKSSQQQGSHAAMAAQAAAAGMTQSTAKAMKRSLEATVDLAYPYSVSLPKRPAFEKSGWASSLLSPSFLHYQQALANTQLQQPTAAFYPAGSVFCMTPNNGIDRPQVTTRDRRLCRVAAVKDAKQLLCKYSVNTTHNLQQAAC; encoded by the exons ATGGCGCTGAACATTTCTTCAGTGAGAGACACAAAATGGCTAACTCTGGAAGTCTGTCGACAGTTTCAGCGAGGAAACTGTTCACGCAGTGATGAGGAATGCAAATTCGCTCATCCACCCAAGAGCTGCCAAGTTGACAATGGGAGAGTTGTTGCCTGCTTTGACTCACTGAAG GGCCGATGCTCAAGAGAAAACTGCAAGTACCTTCACCCACCTTCACACTTAAAAACCCAGTTGGAGATAAATGGGCGCAACAACCTCATCCACCAAAAGACGGCCGCGGCCGTGCTCGCCCAACAGATGCAGCTCATGATCCCAGGGCCCGGCCTGCAGTCTGTG GGACTGGGAGCAAATACCGGTCTCGGCTACGGCTCATACATGACACCTTTGAGTCACGGAATGAGCCTCATCCAAGCGGACAACCTCTCCAACGCCTCGGTTCTGGTTTCTGGGAACCCTACCGTCACGGTccagaactcctcctcctcctcttcctcttcttcttcctctccctcgcaGAAGCTGCAGCGCACGGACAAACTGGAG GTGTGCCGCGAGTTTCAGCGCGGCAGCTGTGCAAGAGGGGAGACGGACTGCCGCTTTGCTCACCCCAGTGACAGCCCCATGATCGACACCACGGATAACACCGTCACCGTCTGCATGGACTACATCAAGAGCCGCTGCTCCAGGGAGAAGTGCAAGTATTTTCACCCGCCTGCACACTTGCAGGCCAAGATCAAGTCTAGTCAGCAGCAAGGCAGCCACGCAGCCATGGCCGCCCAGGCCGCAGCCGCAGGCATG ACTCAGTCGACTGCCAAAGCAATGAAGCGATCCCTCGAGGCAACTGTAGACCTG gccTACCCCTACAGCGTATCCCTACCAAAGAGACCGGCTTTTGAGAAGAGCGGCTGGGCCAGCTCTCTCCTCAGCCCCAGTTTTTTGCACTACCAACAGGCTCTGGCcaacacacagctgcagcagcccACTGCTGCGTTCTACCCCGCAG GTTCTGTCTTCTGCATGACTCCCAATAACGGCATTG ATCGTCCTCAAGTAACCACCAGGGACAGACGTCTGTGCCGCGTTGCTGCTGTTAAAGACGCCAAACAACTGCTCTGTAAATATTCTGTTAACACCACACACAACTTACAACAAGCTGCATGCTGA
- the LOC119228458 gene encoding muscleblind-like protein 2a isoform X1: MALNISSVRDTKWLTLEVCRQFQRGNCSRSDEECKFAHPPKSCQVDNGRVVACFDSLKGRCSRENCKYLHPPSHLKTQLEINGRNNLIHQKTAAAVLAQQMQLMIPGPGLQSVPTFHVTQGLGANTGLGYGSYMTPLSHGMSLIQADNLSNASVLVSGNPTVTVQNSSSSSSSSSSSPSQKLQRTDKLEVCREFQRGSCARGETDCRFAHPSDSPMIDTTDNTVTVCMDYIKSRCSREKCKYFHPPAHLQAKIKSSQQQGSHAAMAAQAAAAGMTQSTAKAMKRSLEATVDLAYPYSVSLPKRPAFEKSGWASSLLSPSFLHYQQALANTQLQQPTAAFYPAGSVFCMTPNNGIDRPQVTTRDRRLCRVAAVKDAKQLLCKYSVNTTHNLQQAAC, from the exons ATGGCGCTGAACATTTCTTCAGTGAGAGACACAAAATGGCTAACTCTGGAAGTCTGTCGACAGTTTCAGCGAGGAAACTGTTCACGCAGTGATGAGGAATGCAAATTCGCTCATCCACCCAAGAGCTGCCAAGTTGACAATGGGAGAGTTGTTGCCTGCTTTGACTCACTGAAG GGCCGATGCTCAAGAGAAAACTGCAAGTACCTTCACCCACCTTCACACTTAAAAACCCAGTTGGAGATAAATGGGCGCAACAACCTCATCCACCAAAAGACGGCCGCGGCCGTGCTCGCCCAACAGATGCAGCTCATGATCCCAGGGCCCGGCCTGCAGTCTGTG CCGACATTTCATGTTACACAGGGACTGGGAGCAAATACCGGTCTCGGCTACGGCTCATACATGACACCTTTGAGTCACGGAATGAGCCTCATCCAAGCGGACAACCTCTCCAACGCCTCGGTTCTGGTTTCTGGGAACCCTACCGTCACGGTccagaactcctcctcctcctcttcctcttcttcttcctctccctcgcaGAAGCTGCAGCGCACGGACAAACTGGAG GTGTGCCGCGAGTTTCAGCGCGGCAGCTGTGCAAGAGGGGAGACGGACTGCCGCTTTGCTCACCCCAGTGACAGCCCCATGATCGACACCACGGATAACACCGTCACCGTCTGCATGGACTACATCAAGAGCCGCTGCTCCAGGGAGAAGTGCAAGTATTTTCACCCGCCTGCACACTTGCAGGCCAAGATCAAGTCTAGTCAGCAGCAAGGCAGCCACGCAGCCATGGCCGCCCAGGCCGCAGCCGCAGGCATG ACTCAGTCGACTGCCAAAGCAATGAAGCGATCCCTCGAGGCAACTGTAGACCTG gccTACCCCTACAGCGTATCCCTACCAAAGAGACCGGCTTTTGAGAAGAGCGGCTGGGCCAGCTCTCTCCTCAGCCCCAGTTTTTTGCACTACCAACAGGCTCTGGCcaacacacagctgcagcagcccACTGCTGCGTTCTACCCCGCAG GTTCTGTCTTCTGCATGACTCCCAATAACGGCATTG ATCGTCCTCAAGTAACCACCAGGGACAGACGTCTGTGCCGCGTTGCTGCTGTTAAAGACGCCAAACAACTGCTCTGTAAATATTCTGTTAACACCACACACAACTTACAACAAGCTGCATGCTGA
- the LOC119228458 gene encoding muscleblind-like protein 2a isoform X5, producing MALNISSVRDTKWLTLEVCRQFQRGNCSRSDEECKFAHPPKSCQVDNGRVVACFDSLKGRCSRENCKYLHPPSHLKTQLEINGRNNLIHQKTAAAVLAQQMQLMIPGPGLQSVPTFHVTQGLGANTGLGYGSYMTPLSHGMSLIQADNLSNASVLVSGNPTVTVQNSSSSSSSSSSSPSQKLQRTDKLEVCREFQRGSCARGETDCRFAHPSDSPMIDTTDNTVTVCMDYIKSRCSREKCKYFHPPAHLQAKIKSSQQQGSHAAMAAQAAAAGMAYPYSVSLPKRPAFEKSGWASSLLSPSFLHYQQALANTQLQQPTAAFYPAGSVFCMTPNNGIVPMMYSATPATAAATHATSVPYAATAPAPANQIVLK from the exons ATGGCGCTGAACATTTCTTCAGTGAGAGACACAAAATGGCTAACTCTGGAAGTCTGTCGACAGTTTCAGCGAGGAAACTGTTCACGCAGTGATGAGGAATGCAAATTCGCTCATCCACCCAAGAGCTGCCAAGTTGACAATGGGAGAGTTGTTGCCTGCTTTGACTCACTGAAG GGCCGATGCTCAAGAGAAAACTGCAAGTACCTTCACCCACCTTCACACTTAAAAACCCAGTTGGAGATAAATGGGCGCAACAACCTCATCCACCAAAAGACGGCCGCGGCCGTGCTCGCCCAACAGATGCAGCTCATGATCCCAGGGCCCGGCCTGCAGTCTGTG CCGACATTTCATGTTACACAGGGACTGGGAGCAAATACCGGTCTCGGCTACGGCTCATACATGACACCTTTGAGTCACGGAATGAGCCTCATCCAAGCGGACAACCTCTCCAACGCCTCGGTTCTGGTTTCTGGGAACCCTACCGTCACGGTccagaactcctcctcctcctcttcctcttcttcttcctctccctcgcaGAAGCTGCAGCGCACGGACAAACTGGAG GTGTGCCGCGAGTTTCAGCGCGGCAGCTGTGCAAGAGGGGAGACGGACTGCCGCTTTGCTCACCCCAGTGACAGCCCCATGATCGACACCACGGATAACACCGTCACCGTCTGCATGGACTACATCAAGAGCCGCTGCTCCAGGGAGAAGTGCAAGTATTTTCACCCGCCTGCACACTTGCAGGCCAAGATCAAGTCTAGTCAGCAGCAAGGCAGCCACGCAGCCATGGCCGCCCAGGCCGCAGCCGCAGGCATG gccTACCCCTACAGCGTATCCCTACCAAAGAGACCGGCTTTTGAGAAGAGCGGCTGGGCCAGCTCTCTCCTCAGCCCCAGTTTTTTGCACTACCAACAGGCTCTGGCcaacacacagctgcagcagcccACTGCTGCGTTCTACCCCGCAG GTTCTGTCTTCTGCATGACTCCCAATAACGGCATTG TCCCCATGATGTACAGTGCTACGCCTGCTACTGCAGCAGCTACTCACGCCACAAGTGTCCCCTACGCAGCAACAGCGCCAGCTCCAGCCAATCAG ATCGTCCTCAAGTAA
- the LOC119228458 gene encoding muscleblind-like protein 2a isoform X4, producing the protein MALNISSVRDTKWLTLEVCRQFQRGNCSRSDEECKFAHPPKSCQVDNGRVVACFDSLKGRCSRENCKYLHPPSHLKTQLEINGRNNLIHQKTAAAVLAQQMQLMIPGPGLQSVPTFHVTQGLGANTGLGYGSYMTPLSHGMSLIQADNLSNASVLVSGNPTVTVQNSSSSSSSSSSSPSQKLQRTDKLEVCREFQRGSCARGETDCRFAHPSDSPMIDTTDNTVTVCMDYIKSRCSREKCKYFHPPAHLQAKIKSSQQQGSHAAMAAQAAAAGMAYPYSVSLPKRPAFEKSGWASSLLSPSFLHYQQALANTQLQQPTAAFYPAGSVFCMTPNNGIDRPQVTTRDRRLCRVAAVKDAKQLLCKYSVNTTHNLQQAAC; encoded by the exons ATGGCGCTGAACATTTCTTCAGTGAGAGACACAAAATGGCTAACTCTGGAAGTCTGTCGACAGTTTCAGCGAGGAAACTGTTCACGCAGTGATGAGGAATGCAAATTCGCTCATCCACCCAAGAGCTGCCAAGTTGACAATGGGAGAGTTGTTGCCTGCTTTGACTCACTGAAG GGCCGATGCTCAAGAGAAAACTGCAAGTACCTTCACCCACCTTCACACTTAAAAACCCAGTTGGAGATAAATGGGCGCAACAACCTCATCCACCAAAAGACGGCCGCGGCCGTGCTCGCCCAACAGATGCAGCTCATGATCCCAGGGCCCGGCCTGCAGTCTGTG CCGACATTTCATGTTACACAGGGACTGGGAGCAAATACCGGTCTCGGCTACGGCTCATACATGACACCTTTGAGTCACGGAATGAGCCTCATCCAAGCGGACAACCTCTCCAACGCCTCGGTTCTGGTTTCTGGGAACCCTACCGTCACGGTccagaactcctcctcctcctcttcctcttcttcttcctctccctcgcaGAAGCTGCAGCGCACGGACAAACTGGAG GTGTGCCGCGAGTTTCAGCGCGGCAGCTGTGCAAGAGGGGAGACGGACTGCCGCTTTGCTCACCCCAGTGACAGCCCCATGATCGACACCACGGATAACACCGTCACCGTCTGCATGGACTACATCAAGAGCCGCTGCTCCAGGGAGAAGTGCAAGTATTTTCACCCGCCTGCACACTTGCAGGCCAAGATCAAGTCTAGTCAGCAGCAAGGCAGCCACGCAGCCATGGCCGCCCAGGCCGCAGCCGCAGGCATG gccTACCCCTACAGCGTATCCCTACCAAAGAGACCGGCTTTTGAGAAGAGCGGCTGGGCCAGCTCTCTCCTCAGCCCCAGTTTTTTGCACTACCAACAGGCTCTGGCcaacacacagctgcagcagcccACTGCTGCGTTCTACCCCGCAG GTTCTGTCTTCTGCATGACTCCCAATAACGGCATTG ATCGTCCTCAAGTAACCACCAGGGACAGACGTCTGTGCCGCGTTGCTGCTGTTAAAGACGCCAAACAACTGCTCTGTAAATATTCTGTTAACACCACACACAACTTACAACAAGCTGCATGCTGA
- the LOC119228458 gene encoding muscleblind-like protein 2a isoform X2, which yields MALNISSVRDTKWLTLEVCRQFQRGNCSRSDEECKFAHPPKSCQVDNGRVVACFDSLKGRCSRENCKYLHPPSHLKTQLEINGRNNLIHQKTAAAVLAQQMQLMIPGPGLQSVPTFHVTQGLGANTGLGYGSYMTPLSHGMSLIQADNLSNASVLVSGNPTVTVQNSSSSSSSSSSSPSQKLQRTDKLEVCREFQRGSCARGETDCRFAHPSDSPMIDTTDNTVTVCMDYIKSRCSREKCKYFHPPAHLQAKIKSSQQQGSHAAMAAQAAAAGMTQSTAKAMKRSLEATVDLAYPYSVSLPKRPAFEKSGWASSLLSPSFLHYQQALANTQLQQPTAAFYPAGSVFCMTPNNGIVPMMYSATPATAAATHATSVPYAATAPAPANQIVLK from the exons ATGGCGCTGAACATTTCTTCAGTGAGAGACACAAAATGGCTAACTCTGGAAGTCTGTCGACAGTTTCAGCGAGGAAACTGTTCACGCAGTGATGAGGAATGCAAATTCGCTCATCCACCCAAGAGCTGCCAAGTTGACAATGGGAGAGTTGTTGCCTGCTTTGACTCACTGAAG GGCCGATGCTCAAGAGAAAACTGCAAGTACCTTCACCCACCTTCACACTTAAAAACCCAGTTGGAGATAAATGGGCGCAACAACCTCATCCACCAAAAGACGGCCGCGGCCGTGCTCGCCCAACAGATGCAGCTCATGATCCCAGGGCCCGGCCTGCAGTCTGTG CCGACATTTCATGTTACACAGGGACTGGGAGCAAATACCGGTCTCGGCTACGGCTCATACATGACACCTTTGAGTCACGGAATGAGCCTCATCCAAGCGGACAACCTCTCCAACGCCTCGGTTCTGGTTTCTGGGAACCCTACCGTCACGGTccagaactcctcctcctcctcttcctcttcttcttcctctccctcgcaGAAGCTGCAGCGCACGGACAAACTGGAG GTGTGCCGCGAGTTTCAGCGCGGCAGCTGTGCAAGAGGGGAGACGGACTGCCGCTTTGCTCACCCCAGTGACAGCCCCATGATCGACACCACGGATAACACCGTCACCGTCTGCATGGACTACATCAAGAGCCGCTGCTCCAGGGAGAAGTGCAAGTATTTTCACCCGCCTGCACACTTGCAGGCCAAGATCAAGTCTAGTCAGCAGCAAGGCAGCCACGCAGCCATGGCCGCCCAGGCCGCAGCCGCAGGCATG ACTCAGTCGACTGCCAAAGCAATGAAGCGATCCCTCGAGGCAACTGTAGACCTG gccTACCCCTACAGCGTATCCCTACCAAAGAGACCGGCTTTTGAGAAGAGCGGCTGGGCCAGCTCTCTCCTCAGCCCCAGTTTTTTGCACTACCAACAGGCTCTGGCcaacacacagctgcagcagcccACTGCTGCGTTCTACCCCGCAG GTTCTGTCTTCTGCATGACTCCCAATAACGGCATTG TCCCCATGATGTACAGTGCTACGCCTGCTACTGCAGCAGCTACTCACGCCACAAGTGTCCCCTACGCAGCAACAGCGCCAGCTCCAGCCAATCAG ATCGTCCTCAAGTAA